The stretch of DNA TGAAGCGATCTCAAGTGAACGCCAGTGGATGGAAGTTACGATGCTCGAAAAAGGCCAAGGGCCCGTGGATATAAATGATATCTCTCTGCTCTACGCGCCTACCGACCGACTGAAGGCGTCCGTCAGGATCGCGAATGTGGAAGCTGCCTTCGAGCTCTGGACTAGCTAAGCTAGGAAGTCTGCCGGGATTTGGCAATCGCACAGTGCATCTGTGACCTGACAGCGCCCGTTCTGATTGACTAATTGGCGCGTCTCAGCGATCACATAAAACTTCTATCAACAAGTTCTTCACGCGAGATATTAGATGGTAAAGATCAACCGCCGTCCGGGCACACAGGACATTTCGTGGTTTCTCGATCAAAACGACGCTAAACGGCTTGATCTAGATCCTCCCTACCAACGCCGAAGCGTCTGGACGTCCAAGGATCGACGGTACTTCCTTGATACTGTGTTTCGGGGCTTTCCGTGCCCGCCAATCTATCTTCATAAGACAATCGATTCCAACGGGGCTTCTATCTATCACGTAGTTGACGGCAAACAGCGGATCGAGACGATACTTCGTTTCGCGAAAGGAAAGGTGCGTCTTCCAGAAGACTACGGCGATGATCGCCTGAATAATAAGCGTTGGCCGGATATCACGGCCGACACCGAGATGCGAAACCAGTTCCTCAACTATGCTTTCGTGGTTGAATATTTCGACGACGTCGACAGCACCGTCGTTAATGAAATCTTCTCGCGTATGAACAAAAACTCTCGCAAGCTTACGCAGCAGGAAATCCGGAATGCCCGCTTTGATGGGTGGTTGAGCCGGCAAATCGATAGCGAAGTAGAAGAAACGATCTGGAAGCAAATTGGTATCGTTACGACTGGCCGAGCGCGTCGCATGGCTGACGTGCAGTTCATCGCTGAGCTTTTTATGATCGTTTTGCAGGGGGAAATCATCGGCTTCAACCACGATGCCATCGACCTCGCTTTTGCCGAGCATGAGGACATCTCAGATCCGGACAACCCGTTCGATGCTGAGAAATTCACCAGGGCTCTAGTTGCAGCTCGTTCTTATCTTGCCAAGATGTATGATTGTGACCCCTCGATAGCAGGCTATCTTTCGAGCGTCTCTAATACTTATATCTTGTGGGCAGTACTGGTACTTTACGCTGAGAAATTGCCCGATCCCACAGCTCTTGTTAAACGGTACAGCGCATTCATGGGCGAGGTTTCCGCTGTTGGTGTAGAGCGCAAACGCATTGCCGCTATCGATCCAGATGACGGCGGTTCGGTTGAGGGCACGACGTTTAGTGACGAAGCAGAAGCGTACTTCGGTGCAAATCAAAGCGCGACAACTGAATATCCGCAGCGTCAACGGCGTTTACTTGCCTTAAAGAAGGCGCTGAAGATTGAAGATTGATAAGCGAACGAGAGACGCCTTCAACGATCAGTTGGCGATAAATCGACGTGTCAAGGAACAGGTCGACCTGCGCCAGAACCTATTCGACAAAAACTGGCATTTCGTTTCCCGCCTGAAGGAAGAGGAAAGCTTCGCTCTGAAAGTAGAGGCAGGGATTTGCGATGAGAATCTTGTCATCGACGACTTCTTTGCTTGCACCGTAGTTGTCAGAAACTCGACCGAAATCGCGGCGGCAACAAAGATCATCGAGGATAACTTCGCTGTTGTTAAGCGCAGACCCATTTCGCCCGATAAGACGAAAAGCCGACCTACAGAATTCCAATTTGATGACCTACGCATGTATGTTCGCCTCAAGCCTGGTTACGCTGGAGCGAGCGAGATCCATGGTGTCGTGTTCGAGGTCCAGGTCAAAACTTTCCTTCAGCATGCTTGGGCGATAGCAACGCACGACCTCACTTACAAAACTGACGAGGTAAATTGGGCCCGATTTCGGGTTGCATCACAAATTCGAGCCATGCTGGAACATGCGGAACTGTCAATTGAGCGCTTTGATAGTCTCGCCAGTTCCAATATTATTGCCAAAGAGTATCAGGAATACGTGGACGCCCATCGCATCATTTCCGCTTTGAGAGAGAGATTCGATCCTGTTGCGCTACCTAGGGATTTGCAGCGGCTTGCCCTCGCGATCAACGTGGCCTTGATGGCTTTGGGTGTAACCGCTGACGAATGTATGGAGTGCCTTGACAAGGACACCGCGGCGGGTCGCGGCGTCAAGGAGTTGAACCTGTCGCCGTACTCGATAGTTCTCCAGTCTGTCTTAGCGCACAAACAACTTGATACGGGAAAGCTTGCTGCAAAAGCCAGCAAAAAGCAGAAATACCGACCGATCATGCTGTCAAAGGCAGTCACCGTGCCTGACGCCGTCGCTCCGCTGTTTGAGAAAGTGATTAGGCTTTATTGACCCGGCGAGCGAATCCGGTCTTTCCTCTTTCGACTGAGCCGGGCACGGAACGCCTCCAGATCTTTACGACTGTATGAGTTGTGCTCAATGAAAAAATCGTCGGCGATGTTGGTTGCTCTTTCGTAGTCGCCATCCTTCATAGCGGAATCCGCGCGTGCAAAGGCGGTCCGCAGCGTAGTGATATCCGATTTTACGGTCACGACTCGAATGCGGCGAGCATCGCTCGGTTCGTGCTTGAGTAGCCCTGATCCATACGGGCGCCCTTCGATCTCAGCAGAAAGCTGTCCAAGCGAGGACACCATGCTCAGGGGCAACTGAAGCTTCAGCATCTCATCTTGCGGTGATTTGAAACGCAGCGCGTAAAGGGCGTTGGTGCACGGCAATTTGTCAGGATTGAGCGCAAGTCGTGGGAACAGATGCGACATGCCCGTCAGTACCGCGTCAGGCTCATCGTCGCCTTCAAATGGCTGGTGCCAAATTTTTCGCTTTTTGAACGTAACATTGGTATCAATGGTGGTGGCCGGCATAGTCTCGAGATAGGCGAGCACGCTTTTATCCGTTCCGAACGCAGTATCTAAGACGCCGACCTTTTGTCCCTGTTTGAATTGCCCAGCAATTGTTCTGGCAGAGAACATAAGCCCCGTCACCGTGGAGGCCTTGGTCGCCGCCATCCTTAAAAGGCGAGGCTTAATGCCTACCTCCTGAGCGCGCTTTCGGTCGAAGAGAAAGAATCGGCTATCCCCGAGCACGGCACCGATCTTGATATTGCAAATATCTCCGAGACAATCTGTGCCAATTTTTGAAAGTGGATCGTCACCATCATAGTGCGGTTGGTGGTGGGTGTATGGATCGCGCAGGCATGCAGAGGCCTCGGCGAGGCTCTCGACATAGAAACGTTTCAGAACGGCGCTATTCGTACCCTCTGCTGACCACCGGTCGCAGAATACCAGAACAGTTTTTTCAGCTGCTCCTTCGGTTTCGAATAGGTGCTGTTTGATTTCGATTTCAATGACGCTTTCGAAATGCTGCGCCAAGAATTGCCGCACGGACTTTGCATAGGTTGCATACAAATAATTCTGCGGCAGCACCCAAGCCATCCGTCCAAGCGGCGCCAGGAACGAGCAAGCGTGAATGACGAAGAAAGCCCAAAGATTTGCCTGCATCGGCAATTTCGCAAGTTTCGCGTCACGGAGTCGGGACGCTCGGACAAAAACCGCTTCGGAAATCTTGTGATGACGGACGTAAGGCGGATTTCCGACGATGGCATGGACGCCATCACATGCGATTTCGTTGCGGGTGATTCCCAGAAAATCGCCAAGTCGAAAGTTCTCTGCATTCGAGTCGGGATGGCGAACGCTAAGGGCTGCGAACGCGGAAGGATCGATGTCGGCGCCATAGATCGATGAAATAGGATGCTCAGCGCCCAACTCAGCTATCCGATTACGAGCACTTTCGATGAACTCGCAACCGCCGAAGCTAGGTTCTAGTACGCGATCAGCTGCCGTACGGATTGCCCATCCGCATAAGATGTCCGCCACGGCTCTTGACGTGTAGTACGCGCCGAGCGAGCGGCGCTCTTGGGAAAACTCTCGGCGGCCCAACCTGATTCCTTCCAGCGGATCGACGAGTTATGCAACAGCCGTGAGTAGATTTCACGCCCTAACTGATCGGGGCAGGGGCGAAAGCTACGTTTTTCACTGTTTTGCATCTACACCGAAGCAAGCGCCGTTTGTGCTGATCTCATATCTGGTCAGAATGCCCACTCTCGACGACCACAATGCCTCCCGATACGCTATTGAATGCGGAGCTAGATTAATCTACCGGCGTGATGCTCTTGGCATGAGCATGGCACTCGCCGTTCCGAAGCTGCTGGCAGCACTGCTTGTGCCGCTTGGCTTCCGACACGTCCATGCCGCCGAATTTGGCTTTCCATTTATAGATGCTGGCATCGCTGACGCCGTGTTTGCGGCAAAGCTCCGAGACCGGCGTGCCAGCCTCATGCTCTTTCAGGATGCCGATGATCTGTTCGTCTGTGAAACGGGTGCGCTTCATTTCCTGGTCCTCTCAATGGGCCAGAGCTTACTGCAAAATGGATTATTTCAACGGGGCAAGGTCAATTTGTTGGAAATAAACACCGGTAAGATCGAACTACGCGGGCTAGGTTTGAGTTCAAAGGCGCCGCCGGTCCTCTCATCATGTGGATTCTGTTCTTTGGCGATAGCCAGCGCTATCAAAATGCTCTGGTAGATCCGAGAATTCCCCAACAGGGCCGCGGCCCTATAGGGTTCCCATGTTTCAGGACACGCACGACCCTAGTCTCCCTGCCTCGACGGAGCCTAAATCGGCTGATCTCAGTTGGGGCACGCCTCCTTTCCCGACATTTGCCGTACCCTTCAGCTGTTCCGTTACTAAGTCCATATAGCGCTTGGCTTCGAACGGCTTGCTTTTACCGACAACAATGAAGTATTCGGCGCCCGCGGAGGACGTTATTTTGAAGGGAATCGGATAGGTGACCCCTTTGTCTACGGGCTGCGCTGACACGCCTTCCGGCGAAATCGCGTAAAGCCCTTCCTTATAATTCCATCCAGCAACAGCCACCCAGCCGTCGGCCGAGCGCGCATAGGTAAGCGTGATGTCCGATCCGACCGGACAGGGAATGCCATTGGCGTCGACAGGCCTTTCTGCGCTTGGCGCGAGCACCTCGAATTTCGTTGCGAT from Rhizobium sp. 007 encodes:
- a CDS encoding DUF262 domain-containing protein — protein: MVKINRRPGTQDISWFLDQNDAKRLDLDPPYQRRSVWTSKDRRYFLDTVFRGFPCPPIYLHKTIDSNGASIYHVVDGKQRIETILRFAKGKVRLPEDYGDDRLNNKRWPDITADTEMRNQFLNYAFVVEYFDDVDSTVVNEIFSRMNKNSRKLTQQEIRNARFDGWLSRQIDSEVEETIWKQIGIVTTGRARRMADVQFIAELFMIVLQGEIIGFNHDAIDLAFAEHEDISDPDNPFDAEKFTRALVAARSYLAKMYDCDPSIAGYLSSVSNTYILWAVLVLYAEKLPDPTALVKRYSAFMGEVSAVGVERKRIAAIDPDDGGSVEGTTFSDEAEAYFGANQSATTEYPQRQRRLLALKKALKIED
- a CDS encoding transposase; protein product: MKRTRFTDEQIIGILKEHEAGTPVSELCRKHGVSDASIYKWKAKFGGMDVSEAKRHKQCCQQLRNGECHAHAKSITPVD
- a CDS encoding N-6 DNA methylase, whose protein sequence is MGRREFSQERRSLGAYYTSRAVADILCGWAIRTAADRVLEPSFGGCEFIESARNRIAELGAEHPISSIYGADIDPSAFAALSVRHPDSNAENFRLGDFLGITRNEIACDGVHAIVGNPPYVRHHKISEAVFVRASRLRDAKLAKLPMQANLWAFFVIHACSFLAPLGRMAWVLPQNYLYATYAKSVRQFLAQHFESVIEIEIKQHLFETEGAAEKTVLVFCDRWSAEGTNSAVLKRFYVESLAEASACLRDPYTHHQPHYDGDDPLSKIGTDCLGDICNIKIGAVLGDSRFFLFDRKRAQEVGIKPRLLRMAATKASTVTGLMFSARTIAGQFKQGQKVGVLDTAFGTDKSVLAYLETMPATTIDTNVTFKKRKIWHQPFEGDDEPDAVLTGMSHLFPRLALNPDKLPCTNALYALRFKSPQDEMLKLQLPLSMVSSLGQLSAEIEGRPYGSGLLKHEPSDARRIRVVTVKSDITTLRTAFARADSAMKDGDYERATNIADDFFIEHNSYSRKDLEAFRARLSRKRKDRIRSPGQ